From Kryptolebias marmoratus isolate JLee-2015 linkage group LG15, ASM164957v2, whole genome shotgun sequence, a single genomic window includes:
- the mesd gene encoding LRP chaperone MESD, which yields MAAASRWLYLLLLGSCLICVLSVDEEEKAKKKKKKDIRDYNDADMARLLEQWEKDDDIEEGDLPEHRRSPPPVDFSKVDPSKPEELLKMSKKGRTLMVFATVSGSPTEKETEEISGLWQSSLFNANYDVQRFVVGSNRVIFMLRDGSLAWEVRDFLVAQERCADVTVEGQVFPGKAANGGGAKTKQHNEAGTKKKKKKMEKRPDLQGNTAAPRKQEL from the exons ATGGCGGCTGCCTCCAGGTGGTTGTATTTGCTGCTGCTGGGCTCGTGcttgatttgtgttttatccgtagatgaagaagaaaaagcgaagaagaagaagaagaaggacaTCAGAGACTACAATGACGCGGACATGGCTCGGCTCCTGGAGCAGTGGGAG AAAGATGACGACATCGAAGAAGGAGACCTTCCTGAGCACAGACGCTCTCCTCCACCCGTGGATTTCTCCAAGGTGGACCCGTCCAAACCAGAGGAGCTTCTGAAGATGTCCAAGAAAGGCCGGACCCTGATGGTGTTCGCTACGGTGTCAGGAAGTCCCACCGAGAAGGAGACGGAGGAGATCAGCGGCCTGTGGCAGAGCAGCCTCTTCAACGCCAACTACGACGTCCAGAG GTTCGTGGTGGGTTCGAACCGGGTCATCTTCATGCTGCGGGACGGCAGTTTGGCGTGGGAGGTGCGAGACTTCCTGGTTGCTCAGGAACGCTGTGCGGACGTGACGGTGGAGGGCCAGGTGTTTCCAGGGAAGGCTGCCAACGGCGGCGGCGCCAAAACCAAGCAGCACAACGAGGCGggaaccaagaagaagaagaagaagatggagaaaaggCCCGACCTGCAGGGGAACACGGCTGCGCCTCGGAAACAGGAGCTGTGA